One window of the Shewanella litorisediminis genome contains the following:
- a CDS encoding flagellar protein MotY, which produces MWRNCFILSALLLPLGAVADMRHYVASIADSQWRLAENSRIRCSLEHDIPSYGKAVFSSAAGKDQNLLFTLDMWSKPDAATAATLVSKAPSWRPGEVQSTITRLSYMRDFNGEVPKKAAWSMLTELERGREPTFYYADWYNSDNKVAVGLSAANFRRKYTEFRQCLSGLLPYSFDDIAFTVLNYESGGTELTRFSKAQLARVQEYLSLDPDVELVLIDAYTDSHGGRNLNQKVSDKRAASVKDFFVSKGIPADRIQTEGHGETRHVASNQGADERQRNRRVVIQITKTI; this is translated from the coding sequence ATGTGGCGTAACTGCTTTATTCTATCCGCACTGCTGCTGCCCTTGGGCGCGGTGGCCGACATGCGTCACTACGTGGCCAGTATCGCCGACTCCCAGTGGCGCCTGGCAGAGAACTCCCGCATCCGCTGCAGTCTGGAGCACGACATTCCCTCCTATGGCAAGGCGGTGTTTTCCAGTGCGGCCGGTAAAGATCAAAATTTGCTGTTTACTCTGGATATGTGGTCCAAGCCCGATGCGGCCACGGCAGCAACTCTGGTGAGCAAGGCACCTTCATGGCGCCCGGGTGAAGTGCAGTCGACCATTACCAGGCTTTCTTATATGAGAGACTTTAACGGCGAAGTGCCCAAAAAGGCGGCCTGGTCCATGCTCACTGAGCTTGAGCGTGGCCGTGAGCCTACCTTCTACTATGCCGACTGGTACAACAGCGACAATAAGGTCGCCGTGGGGTTATCGGCGGCCAATTTCCGCCGCAAATACACCGAGTTTCGTCAGTGCTTATCGGGGCTGTTGCCCTACAGTTTTGATGATATCGCCTTTACTGTACTCAATTATGAGTCAGGCGGGACTGAGCTGACCCGCTTCTCCAAGGCGCAGCTGGCGCGGGTGCAGGAGTATTTGAGCCTGGACCCCGATGTTGAGCTGGTACTCATCGATGCCTATACCGACAGCCATGGTGGCCGTAACCTGAACCAAAAGGTATCTGACAAGCGTGCAGCCTCAGTAAAGGACTTTTTTGTCAGCAAAGGGATCCCCGCTGACCGTATCCAAACTGAGGGCCATGGCGAGACTCGTCACGTGGCCTCCAACCAGGGCGCGGATGAGCGCCAGCGTAACCGCCGGGTCGTTATCCAGATAACAAAAACGATTTGA
- the ybgC gene encoding tol-pal system-associated acyl-CoA thioesterase — translation MFIWPISVYYEDTDAGGVVYHSNYLNFFERARSEWLRALGISQTELLAGDIAFVVKRAEIEFRKAARFEQNLFVHSTVIEMKKASMVFEQRLLDEADTCYCEGHIVVACVALSKMRPHAIPPHIAQELTQGAR, via the coding sequence ATGTTTATTTGGCCTATTTCCGTCTATTACGAAGATACCGATGCCGGTGGGGTGGTATATCACTCCAATTATCTCAACTTTTTCGAGCGGGCAAGAAGTGAATGGCTGCGTGCACTTGGCATCAGCCAAACCGAGCTGCTTGCCGGCGACATTGCTTTTGTGGTGAAACGGGCAGAGATTGAGTTTCGTAAAGCGGCGCGATTTGAGCAGAATCTTTTTGTGCATTCCACTGTCATAGAAATGAAGAAAGCCTCCATGGTTTTCGAACAACGACTTCTGGATGAGGCCGACACCTGTTACTGCGAGGGACACATAGTGGTTGCCTGCGTGGCATTGTCGAAGATGCGGCCCCATGCCATTCCACCCCATATTGCGCAGGAGTTAACACAAGGTGCACGCTGA
- a CDS encoding prolyl oligopeptidase family serine peptidase, which produces MTMTSRISTLSLLTLGFALGLTGCQTKEAPLEAPAAGITYPVSQTVALSEQIHGVEVQDPYRWLEESSPETEDWVKRQQAFGEEYLAAIPNKQVVVDRITELWNFEKVGAPFEHGENRFIFRNNGLQSQNVLYVSESGGAERVLLDPNQLSADGTVALSGVSVSGDGKTLAYGVSKSGSDWQEWAFIDVASGRKLADRLNWIKFSRAEWAHDNSGVYYSRYDAPAGGDILVDVNYNQKVYFHRIGDEQAKDTLVYERPDQPEWGFSSTVSDDGNFLLISVSVGTDSRNRFFYKSLKDKSLKVVELMSELEAEYQFLGNEGPVFYFKTDLDAPKGRIIAVDTRNPAKENWRTLVPETQDPIAAVSIISEHLVVSYLHDVLGQLSIYNMDGVKREDVSLPGKGKIAGPYGKASKPYFYYIFNSYVQPETIYKYNLNKGTNELFSAPKVSFNPDEYVSEQVFYTSKDGTRIPMLVSYKKGLKKDGNNPTLLYAYGGFSISMTPRFSPATIAWLDMGGIYAVPALRGGSEYGEEWHKAGMFGKKQNVFDDYFAAAEYLISENYTNSSKLGAYGRSNGGLLMGAAVTQRPDLFAAILPAVGVLDMLRFQKFTIGWAWTAEYGSADNAEDFPYLLAYSPYHNVKAQAYPATMVMTADHDDRVVPLHSFKFGAMLQAKQQGPAPVIMRIESKAGHGAGKPTAMQIAEFADIYAFLWQNFGLTLPSKL; this is translated from the coding sequence ATAACAATGACAAGCAGAATCAGCACCCTAAGCCTGCTGACCCTGGGATTTGCCCTGGGGCTTACAGGCTGCCAGACCAAAGAAGCGCCATTAGAAGCGCCTGCGGCTGGCATCACCTATCCCGTCAGCCAAACGGTTGCCCTAAGCGAGCAAATCCATGGCGTTGAGGTGCAAGACCCTTATCGCTGGCTCGAAGAAAGCAGCCCTGAGACCGAAGACTGGGTAAAACGCCAGCAAGCCTTTGGCGAAGAATACCTCGCCGCCATTCCTAATAAACAAGTGGTGGTTGACCGTATTACCGAGCTGTGGAACTTCGAAAAAGTCGGCGCGCCTTTTGAGCACGGTGAAAATCGCTTTATTTTCAGAAACAATGGCCTGCAATCACAAAATGTACTCTATGTGAGTGAAAGTGGCGGTGCTGAGCGTGTGCTCCTTGACCCCAACCAGCTCTCTGCCGACGGCACTGTGGCCTTATCCGGTGTGTCTGTGAGCGGTGATGGTAAAACGCTGGCTTACGGCGTATCCAAATCAGGTTCCGACTGGCAGGAGTGGGCCTTTATTGATGTGGCCAGCGGCCGCAAGCTGGCCGACCGCCTTAACTGGATCAAGTTTTCCCGCGCCGAATGGGCCCATGACAACAGCGGTGTGTACTACTCACGCTACGATGCGCCGGCTGGCGGCGATATCCTGGTCGATGTGAACTACAACCAGAAAGTGTACTTTCACCGCATTGGCGACGAACAGGCAAAGGATACCCTGGTGTATGAGCGCCCGGATCAGCCCGAGTGGGGATTCTCTTCCACTGTCTCCGATGACGGTAATTTCCTGCTCATCAGCGTGTCAGTAGGCACAGACAGTCGCAATCGTTTCTTCTATAAATCACTGAAAGATAAAAGTCTTAAAGTGGTTGAGCTGATGAGCGAGCTGGAAGCTGAATATCAGTTCCTCGGTAACGAAGGCCCGGTGTTCTACTTCAAGACCGATTTGGATGCCCCGAAAGGCCGCATCATTGCCGTTGATACCCGTAATCCGGCGAAAGAAAACTGGCGCACTCTGGTGCCTGAAACTCAGGACCCCATCGCAGCAGTCAGCATCATCAGCGAGCATCTGGTGGTGAGCTATCTGCACGATGTGCTGGGGCAGTTATCCATTTACAACATGGATGGCGTAAAGCGTGAAGATGTGTCGCTGCCGGGCAAGGGCAAGATTGCCGGTCCCTACGGCAAGGCCAGCAAGCCTTATTTTTATTACATCTTTAACAGCTATGTGCAGCCTGAGACTATCTACAAATACAATCTGAACAAGGGCACCAACGAGCTTTTCAGCGCGCCCAAGGTGTCTTTCAACCCGGATGAGTATGTGTCTGAGCAGGTGTTCTACACCAGTAAGGATGGCACCCGTATCCCCATGCTGGTCAGTTACAAAAAAGGCCTGAAGAAGGACGGCAATAACCCGACGCTCCTCTATGCTTACGGCGGTTTCTCCATCTCCATGACACCTCGCTTCAGCCCTGCCACCATTGCCTGGCTGGATATGGGTGGCATCTATGCGGTACCTGCACTGCGTGGTGGCAGCGAGTACGGTGAAGAGTGGCACAAGGCCGGTATGTTCGGTAAGAAGCAAAATGTGTTTGACGACTATTTTGCCGCCGCCGAATACCTTATCAGCGAAAACTACACCAATAGCAGCAAGCTCGGTGCCTATGGTCGCAGTAACGGTGGCCTCTTGATGGGCGCCGCCGTGACCCAGAGACCCGATTTGTTTGCCGCCATTCTGCCGGCGGTGGGTGTGCTGGACATGCTGCGCTTCCAGAAGTTCACCATCGGCTGGGCCTGGACAGCGGAATACGGCAGTGCCGACAATGCGGAAGATTTCCCGTATCTGCTGGCCTATTCGCCTTATCACAACGTGAAAGCGCAAGCTTACCCTGCCACCATGGTGATGACCGCCGACCATGACGATCGCGTGGTACCGCTGCACAGCTTCAAGTTTGGCGCCATGCTGCAGGCCAAACAGCAGGGGCCTGCGCCCGTGATTATGCGTATCGAGTCAAAGGCCGGCCACGGTGCCGGTAAACCCACGGCGATGCAGATTGCCGAGTTTGCCGACATCTATGCGTTCCTGTGGCAAAACTTCGGTTTGACCCTGCCAAGCAAACTCTGA